In Oncorhynchus clarkii lewisi isolate Uvic-CL-2024 chromosome 16, UVic_Ocla_1.0, whole genome shotgun sequence, one genomic interval encodes:
- the LOC139367735 gene encoding class E basic helix-loop-helix protein 23-like — protein MNAGEENLLKSISNDTLLDLTQRYGQSAFGFGPGQVTGSSGGRYPLTPAADFLHGQTGKSNESGGEQTSDDDDSFDPLDPRKRGSGFDDDKHGGPLSKKPKEQRSLRLSINARERRRMHDLNDALDGLRSVIPYAHSPSVRKLSKIATLLLAKNYILMQAQALEEMRRLVAYLNQGQSINSPIPTALAPFGQAAVYPFTGSALATHADKYSGTTASLFKHHNDKP, from the coding sequence ATGAATGCCGGGGAAGAGAACCTGCTGAAGTCCATCAGCAACGACACTCTACTCGACCTGACGCAGCGCTATGGCCAGTCCGCATTCGGCTTTGGACCTGGTCAGGTTACTGGAAGTTCTGGAGGGCGCTACCCTCTCACACCGGCCGCCGACTTCCTCCACGGTCAGACGGGCAAGTCCAACGAGAGCGGCGGGGAGCAAACCAGCGATGACGACGACAGTTTTGACCCTCTGGACCCCCGGAAGAGGGGCTCGGGCTTCGACGATGACAAACACGGGGGTCCCCTTTCTAAGAAGCCCAAGGAGCAGCGGTCTCTGCGCCTGAGCATCAATGCGCGCGAGAGGAGACGGATGCACGACCTGAACGATGCGTTAGACGGCCTGCGCTCTGTGATCCCATATGCGCACAGCCCGTCGGTGAGGAAACTCTCCAAAATAGCCACTCTCCTCCTGGCCAAGAACTACATCCTCATGCAGGCACAGGCTCTGGAGGAGATGAGGCGGCTGGTGGCTTATCTGAACCAGGGACAGAGCATCAACTCGCCCATCCCCACCGCCCTTGCACCCTTTGGACAGGCGGCCGTGTACCCTTTCACGGGCTCGGCACTCGCCACCCACGCCGATAAATACTCAGGGACAACTGCAAGTCTCTTCAAGCACCACAACGACAAGCCTTGA